From the Neobacillus sp. PS3-34 genome, the window ACTCAGCTATTTGAAGAGAGCAGCTGGAAAAATGCGAATGTTATTGGACTCACCATTTCTAATCCACCAGAAGTAGATACATACCAGATTATCCGAAAAGCCTGGGAACAGAAAAAGCAAATCGTGATACCAAAATGCCATCCTAAAGAAAGAACTATGACCTTTCGCACTCTAACCCGTTTTTCACAGCTTGAGTCTGTTTATTCAGGTTTATTAGAACCAATCGAAGAGGAAACAGCAGCTGTCGTTCCTGAGCAAATAGATTTATTGATCGTACCGGGTCTAGCATTTAATAAAAACGGCTTCAGGCTCGGTGTGGGTGGGGGCTATTATGATCGCTATTTGGTTCACTTTACTGGTGCTACGGTGTCACTAGCGTTTACATCGCAGATTTTAGATCATGTGCCAGTTGAATCACATGATCGTCCTGTTTCCAACATCATTACAGATGAAGGGATTATTAAGCCGGGATGATGGGGAATTTAATAGTTGGATTCCTCATTTTCTGCACGGTACTGGCAGGATATCTTTTGCGCTCTTTAACAATTTCCGGAGCAGGAGCTGCTTTTTTTATCGGATTGGCCGTATTTTATGGATTTGGAGTGAAGGTATATTATTGTTGGGAATCTTTTTTTTGACTTCCAGCCTATGGTCAAAATTTAGTAGTTCCTCCAAACATTTGCTGGAAGACAGGCTTGCCAAAGGATCGCAAAGAGATTGGAGGCAGGTTGCCGCTAATGGAGGTATTGCCGCCATATTGGGTGTCATTTATCCATTTTATTCACACCCGGCTGTTCTGGTAGGATTTGCCGTTGCGTTAGCAAGCTCTAATTCCGATACATGGGCATCCGAAATTGGGCCAATCAGTAAAAAGAGACCTGTAAGCCTGAGGACACTTAAGCGAGTGGATAAGGGTACCTCCGGGGCTGTAAGCCTGTTAGGTACTGGAGCGGCTCTTGCGGGAGCATTTTTAATAGCGGCAGCAGGTTCCTATTTATTTAATCTTCCTTTATGGGAGGCGGCTTTGATTTTTTTCTGCGGTTTTCTTGGAAATTTAATCGATACGCTTTTGGGGGCATATCTTCAAAAGCTGTACTTATGTGAATCGTGCGGCATACAGACAGAAAAGCCGCATCATTGCGGAAGGGATACGAAAAGAATAAGAGGTATCTCCTTTCTTGATAATGATCTGGTTAACTTTCTTTCCGGCGTGCCTGCAGTGATTTTAGCCTGTGCATTTATTTTTTTATACCAATAAATACCTTTTCTCTACTTTTCATGTTATATATCCAATAC encodes:
- a CDS encoding DUF92 domain-containing protein, whose amino-acid sequence is MLGIFFLTSSLWSKFSSSSKHLLEDRLAKGSQRDWRQVAANGGIAAILGVIYPFYSHPAVLVGFAVALASSNSDTWASEIGPISKKRPVSLRTLKRVDKGTSGAVSLLGTGAALAGAFLIAAAGSYLFNLPLWEAALIFFCGFLGNLIDTLLGAYLQKLYLCESCGIQTEKPHHCGRDTKRIRGISFLDNDLVNFLSGVPAVILACAFIFLYQ
- a CDS encoding 5-formyltetrahydrofolate cyclo-ligase, translated to MNQKSNLRKEIKDTLRKIPKPLYEHYSWKIATQLFEESSWKNANVIGLTISNPPEVDTYQIIRKAWEQKKQIVIPKCHPKERTMTFRTLTRFSQLESVYSGLLEPIEEETAAVVPEQIDLLIVPGLAFNKNGFRLGVGGGYYDRYLVHFTGATVSLAFTSQILDHVPVESHDRPVSNIITDEGIIKPG